A segment of the Gammaproteobacteria bacterium genome:
CCCTGTAAAAGCCCCCTCCGGGAGGCTCATGCGCTGAGGCAGAGCCGCTTCCGGGCGACTTGTGCACCTTTTGAAACGGCAATGGTTTCGCCATGGGCGCATTATGGATTGCCTTGCCCCGCCAACACTACGGAACGCGGCAACAAATTGAAAAATAAGGAAAAAATCAGGATCGGGCAAAAAGTCGGCAACGCCGCGAAGCATCCGCCCCTTGGGGAGGGTGTAGCGAAGTCCAGAGAATATCCACAAAGTTATACCCGGTTCGTGTGGACAATCTCAGCTGCCCTGCCGGCCCCGGCGACAAAAGCGCCCGCAGGCGGTGCGGCGATGCGGATATGGCGCGGACCGCGCGAGCGGGCCCCGCCGGCCATATGGCGTCCCCAGGGGGAATCGAACCCCCGTTGCCGCCTTGAAAGGGCGGTGTCCTAGGCCTCTAGACGATGGGGACGAGCCGAAAACAGCGCCGGAGACGGCAAAACCCACCGCGGCGCCCCGCTTCTAATGGCGCAGGAGGAAACGGACACCGGGCTATGTTCTTCTTGCGAGTGCGATACCGGTTTGGTGGAGCCAGGCGGGTTCGAACCGCCGACCTCTACAATGCCATTGTAGCGCTCTCCCAACTGAGCTATGGCCCCCGGCACACTCCCGTCGCCTCCGCGCACGGCCCGCAAAAGGCCAAGCCGCCAACAGAAACGGCGCAGGATTGTCGCCAGCCGCACCCAAACTGTCAAGGCCACTTTGGTTTGACAGGCCACTTTGGTTCGACGGTTTTTACACGGTCTGCCGCGCGGGAATGGCGGAATTATGCGCCGCCGCTTTAATCAGAGAATCCCCAAGGCCATTTTTGGAGCCATTATTTGGCCGGCATCAGCATTTCGGCAATGTCTCTGCCAATCGTTGGCGCAGGCAATTCCCAACGTTCCTGTCGCGCAATCTCGAGCCATTCGTCAACAATCCGGCACAATTCTCGATAGACTTCCACTTCATCCTCGCCATGACAACACCGGCCTATGATTCCAGGACAATAGCCGACAAAACATCGATCTTCTTCCGACCATTCGACAATCTTGATGTACTTTGCGCTATCGGTCATTGTTAAGCTCCTGAATGCCTTGCCTTACCTCCTTTTCCTGATGAGGAGCAGTCTCCGGGACACGAGACCGCCGCCTCCCAAGCCCGCGCCCGCGCGACGCCCGTGACAAATAGCGCCGCCACCCGCGGCGACTGGCCGATTTACGTGGCAAAGCTCCGCCCTGTTGTCCACATGGACATAGTCATCGCCTGCAACAAACCGAAGGCGACGGCGACAGTATAAAATGCCGCGCTACGGCTGCGAATGGTTGCCAATATCAGATATATGGGAAAGATCACCGCCAAAAAGCGCGGCATGGGATAGACCATTTGGATGTGCGACGCCAGCGGCACCAGCACCATCCCCAGCGACCAGAAAAACAACAAGTTCCCGATCCGCTTTCTGCCCCAGAAGAGCAGCCCGACTACGGCGACCGTGCAGGCTACCCCGTACCCCAGGCCCATACGCGCACTGGATCTCCAATCAAAGGGATCCTCCAAATATTTCGCCAACCCCCAATGCACTGTCCGAATGGGATTCACGTGGGAATCCTCCGGAGGCACCCATGCGTACTGGGCATCCGCAAACATGAGCGGATTGCCGGTCTTGTAGTAGCACGCCACCATGAAGATCAGGATGCCAACCGGCACCAGCCCCAGCCACAACGCATTCGGGCGTATCGCCTTGATGCGCCACTTTCGCTGCCGCAGGTATTCAAGACCCAGCAACGGCGCCATCAGCACGCCGACCAGGCGAGTCGCCGCGGACAACATGCCCAGAATGCCGGCGAGAAACCAGTTCCCTTTGCGGGCGAAATACCATGCCCCGACGGTCAATGCCAAAAAAAGACCCTCGGTCATGAGGCAGGAGAACACATACGCGGTGGGAAAAAGAAAGAGGAACAGCGCCGCCTTCTTCGCCGTCTCGGTGTCTTTTGACAGTTCCACCAGTTTATAAAGAAACCAGGCGCCGACGATCAGCGCGACGTTGGACACGATAAGACCGCCGATATAGATGCTGCCGATGGGCGCTTCGACGAGGCGCGTCAACCACGGGTAGAGCGGGAAA
Coding sequences within it:
- a CDS encoding mannosyltransferase family protein encodes the protein MSNVQRFGVGSGQPWLDIWSAWDSRFYYFIADMGYPGDPSPDPLDPTRGYSIWAFFPLYPWLTRLVEAPIGSIYIGGLIVSNVALIVGAWFLYKLVELSKDTETAKKAALFLFLFPTAYVFSCLMTEGLFLALTVGAWYFARKGNWFLAGILGMLSAATRLVGVLMAPLLGLEYLRQRKWRIKAIRPNALWLGLVPVGILIFMVACYYKTGNPLMFADAQYAWVPPEDSHVNPIRTVHWGLAKYLEDPFDWRSSARMGLGYGVACTVAVVGLLFWGRKRIGNLLFFWSLGMVLVPLASHIQMVYPMPRFLAVIFPIYLILATIRSRSAAFYTVAVAFGLLQAMTMSMWTTGRSFAT